Within the Candidatus Methylomirabilota bacterium genome, the region GCCTTGACAGCCCCGCAAGCCGGGTCTAGATTCGCGGCAACTCGCAGCAACTGACGCCGGCTCCCACCGCGCCGATAGGGAGGTCTACATGTCACGTGCCCGCGCCGGGCTGTACCGGCTCGCCATCGCCGTCCTCACCGCCACCACGCTTACCTCGCCCGCCGTGGCCGCCGATACGCTCAACGCCTACTCGATCTGGCCGGAGAACTGGGCGCGGCCCATGCTCCAGGAGTTCGAGCAGGCGACGGGGATCAAGGTGAACTTCGTGCGCTTCTCTTCTGGTGAGGCGCTGGCCCGCGTCATCGCCGAGAAGGGCAACCCGCAGGTGGACGTGCTCTTCGGCGGCCCCGTCGAGACCTTCGCCGCCGGCATCAAGGAGGGCATCTTCGAGCCCTACAAGCCCCCTTCGTTCGGCTCCCTGCCCGCCCGCTTCAAGCAGGGGGAGGGCTACTGGGTCGCCATTGCCGACGACCCGCTCGTCTTCATGACGAACGCAAAGTTCCTCAAGGAGGCGAGCCTCAAGCCGCCGGCGTCGTGGGAGGACCTGCTGAACCCCGCCTACAAGGGCATGCTCCAGATGGCGGACGCGCGCACCTCGGGCACGGCGGTGACGCGCATCTTCTCCATCATCGAGGTCAACGGGCGGAACGAGGACAAAGCCTTCGACTACATGAAGAAGCTCCGGCGCAACGTGCAGGTCTACACGAAGAGCGGCGGCGGCGGGACGCTGCCGGTGGGCCTCGGCCAGGCGGGCGGCGGCATCTTCTTCATCGTGGACGCGCTCGACACCAAGGCCAAGGGGTACGACGTCGTCATCAGCTTCCCGCGCGAGGGCATCGGCACCTCGGCCGAGGCCATCGCGCTCCTCAAGGGCGCGAAGCACCCCGAGCTCGGCAAGAAGCTGATCGACTGGGCCACCAGCCCCGCCATGCAGAGCCTCTTCGCCAAGCACAAGATCAACTTCGTGCCGGCGAGCCCCGAGGTCAAGGTCGAGCCCTCCCTGGCGGAGGTGCTCAAGGGCGCCAAGATCTTCCCCATCGATGACGCCTACGCCGGCGCCAACCGCAAGCGCGTCGTGGACCGCTGGATCAGCGAGGTCCTGAACGCGAAGGAATGACGGCCGCCGTGAGGCGGCTCGGGCGCGACCCCGCTCTCCTGGTGACGGTCCTCGTTCTCTGGGCGCTGCTCGGGCTCTTCGTCCTCTTCCCCCTGGCGCGCCTCTCCTGGCTTGCCTTCTTCGAAGGCGGCCGCCTCTCGCTCGGCCACGTTTGGAGCGTGCTCGGCGACCCCAACCACCGCCAGGCCTTCGCCAACAGCCTGCTGCTGGCGGCGCTGGTGGGCGTGGGCGGCACGGCGCTGGGCTTCCTCTTCGCCTACACCGCCGCGCGCGCGGGGCTCGGGCGCTGGTGGCTCGCGGCGCTCGACGCCGCCACGCTCCTGCCGCTCGTCTCACCGCCCTTCACGACGGCCATCGCCATGATCTTCTCCTTCGGGCCGCGCGGCCTCATCACCTATCACCTGCTCGGGATCAAGGGGGCGACCGCCTACGGGCTCCACACCACGCTCTTCGCGGAAACGCTGACCTACTTCCCCATCGCGTATCTCACGCTCCGGCCGATTCTCGCGGCGATTGACCCGAACGTGGAAGACATGGCGTTCTCCCTCGGGTCTTCGCGGTGGCGGGTTTTCAGGACGGTGACGCTGCCGCTGGCGGTGCCGGGTTTCGCCAATGCGTTCCTTTTGCTTTTCGCCGCCTCGCTGGCGGATTTCGCTACGCCGCTGATCCTGGCGGGCAACAGCTTCCCCGTGCTGCCGACGCAGGCGTATCTCCAGATCACGGGGCTCTTCGACTTCAGGGGCGGCGCCGTGCTGTCCTTTGCGCTCCTCGTGCCGGCGGCGGCCGTGTATCTCCTCCAGCGCTACTGGGTCGGCCGCGGCGCCTACGTCACGGTCACGGGCAAGGCCGGGCCCGCGACGGTCATCAAGAGCGTGGCGCCGTGGGCGCGGCGGCTCCTGCTCGCGGCGTGCGCGGCGGTGGCCGTGGTCATCGGCTACTTCTACGCGCTCCTCTTCTACGCTTCCGTGGTCATGGCCTTCGGCGCCAACCACGCGCTCACGTGGCGGCACTACCACGTGATCTTCACGGAAGGGCTCAAGGCCATCCACGACACGCTCATCATCGCGGGCGTGGGCATGCCGCTGGGCGGACTCTTCGGCGTCCTCGTGGGGTACCTCGTCGCGCGGCGGCGCTTCCCCGGGCGGCGGGCCATGGAGTTGGTCTCGATGATCAACTACGCCCTGCCCGGCACCATCGTCGGCATCGCGTACCTGATCGCGTTCAACAGCCCCCCGCTGGCGCTCACGGGCACGGCGCTCATCATCGTCGCCTGCTACGTCTTCCGCTACAGCCCGACGGGCATCCGCGCGACGGTGGCGCTCCTCCAGCAGATCGATCCCAGCATCGAGGAGGCCTCGCAGGGGCTGGGGGCGCGCAGCGGCATGACCTTCAGGCGCGTCACCCTGCCGCTCATCCTGCCCGCCTTCTTCGCGGGGCTCGGCGTCGTCTTCATCCGCTCGATGACCGCGATCAGCGCGACCATCTTCCTGGTGTCCATCAACTGGACGCTCATCACCGTGCGCATCCTCGAGAACATGACGGAGCTCTCGCTCGGCCCCGCCGCGGCCTTCTCCGTGCTGGTCGTCGCCATCGTCTTCGTGGTGATGGCGGCAATCTCCTGGGCGCTCCGGCGGCTCCGGTCTGCGGGCAGTCTCCAGGTCACGAGCTTCCTCGGTGGCTAGCCCCTCCCCCGTCGCGATCCGGCTCGAGGGCGTCTCCAAGCGCTTCGACCACCGCGTCAAGGGCCTAGTCTACGCCGTCCGCGACGTGAGCCTGGACGTGCGTCCGGGAGAGCTGCTGACCCTTCTCGGCCCCTCCGGGTGCGGCAAGACCACGACGCTCAGGATGATCGCGGGCTTCCAGGAACCCGACGCCGGGCGCGTGTGGATCGGCGGCCAGGACGTGACGGGCCTCATGGCCAACCAGCGGAACATCGGCTTCGTCTTCCAGAGCTACGCGCTCTTCCCCCATCTCACCGTCTTCGAGAACGTCGCCTACGGCCTGCGCGTCCAGCGGCACGCCGAGCGCGAGATCGCCCGCGCGGTCGGCGAGGTGCTGGACCTCGTCGGGCTCGCCGGCTACGACCGCCAGATGCCTCACCAGCTCTCGGGCGGCGAGCAGCAGCGGGTGGCGCTGGCTCGGGCCATCGTCGTGAGACCCCGGGTCCTGCTCTTCGACGAGCCGCTGTCGAACCTCGACGCGCGGCTCCGCATTCAGATGCGCGGCGAGATCCAGCGACTCCAGAAGACGCTCGGCATCACGGCGGTCTACGTCACCCACGACCAGGAGGAGGCCATGGCGATCTCCGACCGGATCGCCGTCATGCACCAGGGCGTCATCGTCCAGGAGGGCAGCGCAGAGACGCTCTACCACCGTCCCGCCTCGGAGTTCGTGGCCCAGTTCATCGGCAGGACGAACCTCCTGCGCGGTCGCGTGACGGCCGCGGGAGACGCCGGGGTCGAGGTCGAGGTCGAGGGCCACAGGTTCAGTGTGGCGGCGGATGGCCCGCGGCCCGCCGTCGGCGCGTCCGTCACGCTCGTGCTTCGTCCCGAGTCGATCGCCATATCCACCGCCGGGGCCGGCCTGAGAGGGACGGTCGTGTCACGCACTTTCCTCGGTGAGAAGGTCGAGTACCACGTGCGCGTGGGCGGCGAGACCCTGCACGTGACGGACTACGGCGCGGGCGGTTCCCGGCTCCTCGCCCCGGGCGGGGCCGTCACCCTCGACGTGCCCGCGACCGGCGTCTGGATTCTCGAGGGCGGAGCGTGATCCTCATCGCCCTCCTGGCGCTCCCGCTGCTGGCCCAGCTCTTGGCCCAAGCCGAAACCGTTCATGGCGGCGATTCGGTGTTTCTCTCTCCCGGCATCGGCATCGCCTGGGGCGTGCTCCGTGCGCCGACTGAGGAGGAGACCGTCGTCGTCACCCGCATCAGCAATCCGATGGCGCGCTACGCGTACCTCCGCGCGGAAGGCGTGAACCCCTTTACCGGGCGGCGCACCGCGGTCGTCGAGGGCGTGCCGCTCGGGGCGCGGGCCGACGTCAAGAGCCCCCGCGCGGGCTTCGCGGACTTTCCCCGCCGCGAGTTCCACCTCTTTGCTACCGAGGCTGAATGGCGCGCCCGGAAGCCCGCGCTCACCGTGTATTATCTCGGTGTGCCGGACACCACGCCCGAGTTCACGTCCCAGGCCGCGCTGGATGCTTACCTGGCAGGCACCCAGCCCCCGGCCCGCTGAAGCCATGGAGGCTCGCGTCATGTCAGTCCGGGTCGAGCAGAACGGGGCTGTGGGCATTGTCATCATCGACCGCCCCGAGAGAAAGAACGCCGTGGACGGGCACACCGCCCGCGCCCTGGCCGAGGCCTTTCGAGCGGTGGAGGCCGATCCCGCCACGCGCGCGGCCGTGCTCTGGGGAGCGGGCGGTACCTTCTGCGCGGGCGCCGATCTCAAGGTCCTCGGCAGCGAGGGCAGCCGGATCAAGCCGACGGGCGACGGCCCGATGGGCCCGACGCGCATGCTGCTCTCCAAGCCCGTCATCGCCGCGGTCTCCGGCTACGCCGTCGCGGGCGGCATCGAGCTGGCGCTCTGGTGCGATCTCCGCGTGATGGAGGAGACGGCGACCTTCGGCGTCTTCTGCCGGCGCTGGGGCGTGCCGCTCGTGGATGGCGGGACGATCAGGCTCGCGCGGCTGATCGGCATGAGCCGCGCGCTCGACCTGGTCCTGACCGGCAGACCGGTGGGAGCGGCCGAGGCCGAGCGCATCGGCCTTGCCAACCGCGTCGTGCCTGAGGGACAAGCGCGTGAGGCGGCCGAGGCGCTCGCGCAGGAGATCGCCGCTTTCCCGCCCAACTGCGTCATAAGTGACCGCCGCTCCGTCTACGAAACCTTCGGGATGGACCTCGGAGCCGCCCTCGCGCGGGAGTTCGAGCTGGGCAAGGCCACCATCGACTCGGGAGAGAGCTTCGAAGGCGCAGCACGCTTCGCCGGTGGCGCGGGGCGTCACGGCGCCCCGGCGTCCTGAGAGGAGGCGCGAGCATGCCACAACGGCTGCTTCGCTACCGGACGACGTCCTTCGTGGGTTTCGTCGGGATATTCCTGTTCGCCGTGATCGCGCTCGCGCGCCTGCCCGCGCTCGGCCCGGCCGAGACGCCGGTGCACGCCCTCGCCTGGATCGGGGTGGTGGCCGCGGCCATCATCATGGGCCGGGCCTGGTGGAGCATGGCCCCGGAAGTCTTCGGCGGCCGGATGCCTCTCTTCCCTTTCGTTCTCCTCGTCCTCTTCGTCGCCTGGGTGTGGATCTGGTTCGCGATCGTCCTCGTCAAATGCGAGGGCTCGCCCAAGACCTGCGGACCTTGGCGCCTGGCGCTCGACGTCGGAGCGTTCGCCATGTATGCGACCCTGGCCTGGGTCGTGTGGTGGCGCACGCGACGGTGGTTGGTCGCCGCGCTCGTGCTGCTCGGCAGCATCGGGGCGCGTTTGCCCATCCACGTCCCCGGCCTGCCGCCCTGGGTCCGGCCGCTCGGGATCATCGTGCTCTCGTGGGGGCTGATCCTTGCCCTGGTCGCGCTCTTCAGCTCGGCCGCGAAGGCCCGCGCGGAGCCCGGGTCGCATACCCTGTTCGCGGCGGGATGGTTCCGCGTCGTGCTCATCCTCGCGGCGCTCGGGACGCTCCTCATCCTGAGCGTGCCCTACCTGCTCAGCTGGCTCACCCCCTAAGCCCGGGCGGAGGCTTCATGCTCCTCGAACACGAAGGCCGGCGTCCAAGCATTCACGCGAGCGCCTACGTCGCCCCCAACGCGACGGTGTCGGGCGACGTGACGATCGGGCCGGAGTGCCGCATCCTCTTCGGTGCGGTGCTGACCGCCGAGGGCGGCCCCGTGATCCTGGGCTCGCGCTGCGTCGTGATGGAGCAGGCGGTCCTGCGCGGCACGAAGACCCATCCGCTCCGGCTCGGCGACCACGTCCTGGTCGGCCCCCACGCGCATCTCTCGGGCTGCACCGTCGAGGACAATGTGTTCGTCGCCACCGGCGCCTCCGTCTTCAACGGCGCACGGATCGGCGCGCGGAGCACGGTCCGCATCAACGGGGTCGTCCACATCAAGACAGTCCTCGCCCCCGACACCGTCGTGCCCATCGGCTGGGTTGCCGTGGGCGACCCGGCGCGGATCCTCCCGCCCAACGCGCACGACGAGATCTGGGCCGTACAGGGGCCGCTGAACTTTTCGAAGACCGTCTTCGGACTCGATCCCGCGCCGGCCGGACAGAGCAACATGCCGGAGCGGATGCGCCGCTACGCGGCAGCCCTCGGCCGCCACCTTCACGATCGAATCCTCGATCGCCAAGGCTCCCCCGACTTCTAGCGGGTGAGGAGGCGGCGGAACCCTTCGAGCTCGGCGCGCGAGACCTCGGGGCGCCGACCCAGCTCGGCCAGCACCTCGTCGGCGCGGCGCTCGAGGTGCGTGGACAGGCGCGAGAACACCTTGAGCACGTGCAGCCCTTCGCTCGTGGCCTTGGACTTCGCGATCGAGCCGGCGAACGTGGCGACCATCGCGCTGTCCAGCTGCGCGTAGACCTCCATGGAGGTGGCGAGCGCCGGCCGGCCGTTGAGACCCGGGCCGTCGGCGTAGCGGAGGAGGATCACGACTTGGCCGCGGATGTCGGGCAGTACGCTCTGCTCGTAGCGCCCGCGCGCGTAGACGACGCGCAGGCCGCCGTCGCCGTGGAACGGCGTGATGAGCCCCGTGACGCCCCACCCGTCGTCGAGGTTCAGGCCGTCGGCGGTACGCCAGATGCGGT harbors:
- a CDS encoding ABC transporter substrate-binding protein translates to MSRARAGLYRLAIAVLTATTLTSPAVAADTLNAYSIWPENWARPMLQEFEQATGIKVNFVRFSSGEALARVIAEKGNPQVDVLFGGPVETFAAGIKEGIFEPYKPPSFGSLPARFKQGEGYWVAIADDPLVFMTNAKFLKEASLKPPASWEDLLNPAYKGMLQMADARTSGTAVTRIFSIIEVNGRNEDKAFDYMKKLRRNVQVYTKSGGGGTLPVGLGQAGGGIFFIVDALDTKAKGYDVVISFPREGIGTSAEAIALLKGAKHPELGKKLIDWATSPAMQSLFAKHKINFVPASPEVKVEPSLAEVLKGAKIFPIDDAYAGANRKRVVDRWISEVLNAKE
- a CDS encoding iron ABC transporter permease is translated as MTAAVRRLGRDPALLVTVLVLWALLGLFVLFPLARLSWLAFFEGGRLSLGHVWSVLGDPNHRQAFANSLLLAALVGVGGTALGFLFAYTAARAGLGRWWLAALDAATLLPLVSPPFTTAIAMIFSFGPRGLITYHLLGIKGATAYGLHTTLFAETLTYFPIAYLTLRPILAAIDPNVEDMAFSLGSSRWRVFRTVTLPLAVPGFANAFLLLFAASLADFATPLILAGNSFPVLPTQAYLQITGLFDFRGGAVLSFALLVPAAAVYLLQRYWVGRGAYVTVTGKAGPATVIKSVAPWARRLLLAACAAVAVVIGYFYALLFYASVVMAFGANHALTWRHYHVIFTEGLKAIHDTLIIAGVGMPLGGLFGVLVGYLVARRRFPGRRAMELVSMINYALPGTIVGIAYLIAFNSPPLALTGTALIIVACYVFRYSPTGIRATVALLQQIDPSIEEASQGLGARSGMTFRRVTLPLILPAFFAGLGVVFIRSMTAISATIFLVSINWTLITVRILENMTELSLGPAAAFSVLVVAIVFVVMAAISWALRRLRSAGSLQVTSFLGG
- a CDS encoding ABC transporter ATP-binding protein codes for the protein MASPSPVAIRLEGVSKRFDHRVKGLVYAVRDVSLDVRPGELLTLLGPSGCGKTTTLRMIAGFQEPDAGRVWIGGQDVTGLMANQRNIGFVFQSYALFPHLTVFENVAYGLRVQRHAEREIARAVGEVLDLVGLAGYDRQMPHQLSGGEQQRVALARAIVVRPRVLLFDEPLSNLDARLRIQMRGEIQRLQKTLGITAVYVTHDQEEAMAISDRIAVMHQGVIVQEGSAETLYHRPASEFVAQFIGRTNLLRGRVTAAGDAGVEVEVEGHRFSVAADGPRPAVGASVTLVLRPESIAISTAGAGLRGTVVSRTFLGEKVEYHVRVGGETLHVTDYGAGGSRLLAPGGAVTLDVPATGVWILEGGA
- a CDS encoding crotonase/enoyl-CoA hydratase family protein, translated to MSVRVEQNGAVGIVIIDRPERKNAVDGHTARALAEAFRAVEADPATRAAVLWGAGGTFCAGADLKVLGSEGSRIKPTGDGPMGPTRMLLSKPVIAAVSGYAVAGGIELALWCDLRVMEETATFGVFCRRWGVPLVDGGTIRLARLIGMSRALDLVLTGRPVGAAEAERIGLANRVVPEGQAREAAEALAQEIAAFPPNCVISDRRSVYETFGMDLGAALAREFELGKATIDSGESFEGAARFAGGAGRHGAPAS
- a CDS encoding gamma carbonic anhydrase family protein, with translation MLLEHEGRRPSIHASAYVAPNATVSGDVTIGPECRILFGAVLTAEGGPVILGSRCVVMEQAVLRGTKTHPLRLGDHVLVGPHAHLSGCTVEDNVFVATGASVFNGARIGARSTVRINGVVHIKTVLAPDTVVPIGWVAVGDPARILPPNAHDEIWAVQGPLNFSKTVFGLDPAPAGQSNMPERMRRYAAALGRHLHDRILDRQGSPDF